The sequence TTAATAGGGTTGCGGCTGTTTCAACGCCGACACCCAGGAGAACGAGAAAGGAGAAAGCTTAATTACTGACTTTAATGAACTTTTATTGATCTCCGATGAAAATGAGTGAATTATACGTAAAATATGAATTgcaaatttattcataaagccccttaaaaatatcaattatccCTTTATAACGTTTGAAGACCTTTAAACCGCTCCTAAAACAAATTAGTATTGTTTTCTTGAACCAAATCAAGGCTGAGTGTCTGAATTGCTTGGAttgagtaaaaattcaaataaaatgtaaGGGACGAAGGTGCTGAGGCTTGAAAGCTTCGCCCCTGAGCGTTGCGCTGGCGTGGATCGATGGTACTCTCGAAGGGGTGAGCCATCGGTTCATCTAGTGAGTCGCGTATGGCATCGAGTCACcgaaaaaatagcaaaaaattaaggaaataTCAGCGAGGGAATGCGCGGCAATTCGCGCCGAATTCTGTATCTGCTCTTCCTAGCGATATTTCTCCTCCTGAGCACGAGATTGTTGACAAGCAGAAGTCACCTGGTACCACCTGACACCGATTCGGGGGTCATTACGCATAAGAGAGGTGAGAATGCTCGGATAGCGCCTGCGTATGCACCTGGGGTTTACATGGCGGGTCGACGGCCCGCGAATTCAACTTTCTGCGGTTGGAACTATGGACTGCCGAGAAAGCTCAGCTTTCCGGCAAATACAGTTACTCGGAGTCCTCAGGATGACGGCCGTGGAGCCTATCGCGTACTTCCGTTTGTCATTCGTGGAGGAATCAGTgtgagggatgaaaaaatcgtGCAATTTACCCTTTGCACTCATGCCACAGCTGATCAAGTGTACAATATCGTAGAACTTGTCAGGCGGTGGGAAGGTCACGTCAGTCTCGCCATTTTTGCTCCTGGGCTCGATGCTGGACTCGCTGTTGATTTGATAGAACGCGCGTGTCTGTGTGAACCCGCAATGTTCAAGGTTATCACTTTTATTAGACTACAATCTTTACTTTTAGATAGAATtccttataaatattttgtaatttcAGGTATCCGTCCACCTGATATTCCCAGCAGGTCGTCCTCCCGCCTTGTCTCATATCTACCATCCAGAAGGTGATTGCGCAGCATCGGACCTCCAGTGGAGAGCATCCGATACCGAGAGAAAACAACGAGGAATGATATATCCCATAAACGTAGCCCGCAACGTCGCCAGAAGTCTGGCTCCAACGTCACGTGTACTAGTGTCAGACATTGAATTACTTCCGAGCGATAAATTAGCCTCTGGCTTCCTACATATGATCCATGGCAGACCCCCTCAATCCGCCCTGATCTTCGTCGTTCCTGTCTTCGAGATTGAGGAGAACGAGCGTCCACCAAAGACCAAACGAGAACTGATGACCGCTGTACGGAGCGGTGTCgccatttattttcataaatacgTCTGCGCCCATTGTCAAAAATTCCCAGGTATCACCAAATGGATGCTGCGACCGGATCCCGGAAGAGTGAAACCTTTGGTTGTGACTAAAAGGGAGTACCCACACCATAGATGGGAGCCTATATTCATTGGGAGTCAGGAGGATCCACTTTACAATGAGGACATGTCTTGGGAGGGACGCCAGGATAAAATGGTTCAGGTGAGATGACTCGGTAATTTCGTTATCGTCatcgttatttttattattatcccTTCTGTCCCTCctagggaatttttttgagagtTCGCTCTCACCTTTCAATTCAACCGTACAAGTCTAATAGTTTTTCTTCCCGTGGacttaaaaatccaaaattttttctcggcaATAACTTTCAGATGTTGGAAATGTGCCTGATGAATTATCGTTTAGTAATCCTGGACGGTGCATTTATGATCCACACCCCAGGGATAAAACGTAAACCATCAAAACTACTGAACAAAGAAACATCTCGAACCTTTGAACGTACTCAGGAAAAACGCAATGCCCTAATATACCAGAGCAAAACCAATGGATTGCTCAAACAGTACCCTGCTAACCAAAGATGCAGACAATAGAGGAACGTTCCTACCTACTAAGTCCAAAACAGCAGATAATAGTTAGATTGTTGTGCatattttttgagaattgaaGAGAGAGATATTGGAACCtcattgaatatatattttttgctttttttcattttagaaGAGAATCAACGAACAGTGGCTATTTTATCAATACGTTCACGCGAATACACGTCTTGAATTATGCCTTTATTGTGATTAAGCACAGAGACTATTGTCTCGTtaagataaaaagaaaaaaatatattgtacaGAGCATCAGGATTTGTTGGAAGATTAAATAGTGCTACACTACGACGTTTTGTTTATTCCTTTttctttcattgatttttcgtataataatataataaaaataatattaatagatTAATAGCGAATAATGTAAAATAACAAatctttttttcttatttttcctgCTCGGctttataaaaaatggcaaCTGCCGCATGCAGCCTCCTTCCTGCCAGGGCTCCACCCTCATTGGCATAActatttcatctttttttgtTATCGTCTCACTCATatttactttaaaaaatccatttgttcTGTCCGTAAAATAAATctgttcaattcaatttttttttttctcctcgtacAAAATTGAATTGCTCTCATTTTTAAGAGTTCGTGATGATCACATAGCTAATTCGTTGCTACTAATTACAGAGCGAGTCAACACAGGGGTTATAGTTAATTACTGTTTCTACTGAAATTGGAGAGATTTCTCTCTTTACTCAAAAagcaaaaatgttgaaaatgttTTGAATACTTTGTTTTTCATGAGTCTTTTGTTGCATTGAGTCATTATAACACAATAAAATATGAGAAAACAAGTTTGTGATTGTTTTTAACTGCCTGAGAAAACCTAAATGCGCATTTAAAATAACTTTGTCCATTTTGCCAATGACTCACTATTTACACGAAAGTTTTAATCCTGTTTTAACCaggaatttgataaaaaaaaaagaaacacgTTGCAACAATTATAGTAGAAAGAtggagtaataataataatattaataataataatcgaaGACGATTAAAACTgctacaaaaataatttaatcttATAAAACGTTTCTATAGTGATTTTTAGATGTTTGTTTATCGAATTCTCAGTGATTCTGAGCTAGATATTTTAACGTACGTGGAGTAGATTTTCACTGATATTTGATGATAATCAATTGATAATTCAGAAACAAATCATTCAAccgatttttttcccattcgaAAGGGATGGTATATTCAAAACATTATAGCaataacataaaaaatgattgatatTCAATTCCCATTTGTGAATTCTGGTTTGTTTGATAATGTAAAATCAATTGtgaatgataaaattattttttgggaaaaaattattataattagaatttttgaaaattatgattcTCAATGGGCTCTACTCTGCGTACATTggacaatttttatgaatttcatttGTTTCAGTTTTTCTCTCAGCATTCTCACGGCATTTAGTGAAATTTTAAATGGAATCTTTTATTATTCTAGAGTTAATATGATATCACATTATCAAGGCACCTCTAGGCACCCCCTCTCCCGGCCCTTGCCCATTCAAAGTATTttaaaactataaaaaaaccTGTCGTGCTCATCGTTGAATCGAGATTCTTAAAAATTGGTTGTACTACTGCtacgattgatttttttacctaTGGCTCTGGATGATGTTCTGTTTGGCGTTGGCCTCAGCCTGTAACCACTCGATGTCAACGAATTATTAATGGCAGTCACGTTTGGAGCAATTGTGTTGAGACACTTGGCAGCCTCTTGAAGTTgtttcaataatatttcattcttTTGTTTTTCCTCATTGAGTTCACGTCGCAATTGGGCCTTTGTTTTATTGCCAAATGGACAGAGTACCCGGTGCTGGATGAGGGACACTGCTGAAGGTCTTGTTTCAGGATTTGGATGAATCATAAGctgttgatgaaaaattttaatgcattttcattaattttgtgaCCCATAATcgtgttgaaaaaatatatctaaaGATATTAATAAGATTTAGACTTGAAGAATTATCAAATATGTCTAAAAAAACTATGCTATGTGGtagaaaaaatacatttgtaGTAAGACTCAATTTTCGTACAGGGAATAATTAAGCAAAAATTACCTTGAGCAGTTCATTAAGATCTCTGCTGTACTGCGGCAGCTCCTTTAAATTGCCCTGCCTAATAGAATGCCACTCAGGTCCATTTTTTGGTAACGGGCCACCACCCGCTGCTTCATAAACCGTAAGCCCAAGTGCAAAAATATCAGCTTTGGTCAAATGTGAAACATCTTCATGTAATATTTCAGTTGTTAAATATCTGCAATCGCCCTCTTCGACAGTGGGATTACTGATAGACGTAACATGACCTAGATCGCCGATTTTATACGTGATTTCCTCCTCGAGAGTCTCCTCTTCATCGAATCCATCATCAGCAGAGTCATAATTCAGTGCCAACAGCCGTTTCTCCTTAGATATAAAGATGTTGCCAGGTTTGATGTCCATGTGAACTAACTGCATGCTATGAATGTACCTGAGCCCCTCGGCAACATGTAGAAGCAACTGATGCAGTTCAGCTTCGGTGAAGGCACGATTTTCTTTCTGGCGTTTAATAATGTCATCCGCCAAACTGCCACCATTgcaaaattcattttgaataATCATATGATTGTCCTCGGCCCATGCGGAGTAATAACGCACCACGTGCTGATGTTTACCGAGGACAGCGTGTGCGTAAACCTCGTTCAGTgcatttttctcattaacaCTGCCTGCCACGGGTTTGAGGCTCTTCTTTATCGCATATGTACATCCATCGAGACGATTTATACATTTGTAGACTGAACCAAATTCACCAGCACCTATCAATTTCAACTCATGGAATTCCTGCTTATATCGGGGAATGTTGGATTCGTTCAAAGCAACGCGTTTCGTTGGCTGCTCTATCTCTGTGTCTGAGTCATCTGTGTCGGGAAGATCAAACTTTGGTATCCTTATGCCGGGTGAACTGCAAGATTTTTATATTGACAAAATATGAGGGGGGTCTTTTCATAATTTGATCATTTCTCTTTTGTAGTTGAGaaatttggaaataaaaaattacatgatTACATGATTACATTTACTAATCATACGTTGGAAAACAACAAATTGATgtagaaaacaatttttcaaaaattcatctcgAAGTCCTCAATGAAATTATCTGTGTTATTTCTatgtaaaataattcattaaataatgagAATGCTGAAAGTGCATCTATCAACGAAATCTTTTTTGCAGTCAATGCCCGATATTCTAAACATGTTTACAAGTTATCTCACCCATTGAGACTACGTTTTGATCTACTCCTCTTTCTGGCTGTCAGCAACATTCCATTAGGTGTAAAAGGATTGACATTAGCGGTTGGTTTGTCACTCTTTGACTGGTAGCTCGAGGCCACTGGTCTCGGTTTATCACCCGGAAATAATCTGCTACATCTCGATGGCACTGGCGTATGCATTGtacttttttcaatcaatgttTTTGGTGTTGCTGGAGAATCAAATAGTCGGAGGGCTCTTACCCTCTTGTAAGGTGGACTGCAGGCCATTGCCAGTCTCGAATGAGGGCCACAGTCACGATGGGAATTTCTGGCACTCGTCCCTACAACGACAATCCCTCGTCATTCGGCCACTTCATTATCTCCCAAAGAGATCTTATTGTTAGTTACCAAATGTCAGACtttaaaatgaattcatttatttttaatcaatcaaAATTGACGTGGAAATTTGTCATTAACACTTGTCAACTTTCTTTCGTCAATTTCGCTGGGGTTTAGTCGTATAAACGTTGGGAACAATTACACCTCGAATAATTCACGGCAAAATAATGATTTCATGAATTTCTCGAGGCCTTTCCAAATTTTATAGAGTATCCACGCATTCACGCGAACAATAGGGTTCTCAAGTTAAAGTTTCTAAGAATGAGGCCTCAAGCAGTGTCAGAAAATCCCAATACCATCCCTGCCTTTTAGACCCTAATTTATATACATCAACTCAAAAGCCCTCAAAACAGGTATGTACCACTAATGCCtccaaaattcaattattgcaTCAATAGTCTCAGCACGCCTTAACCCATGTTGACTCCCCGACtgccataaaaattttccaaataatgTCACACAGAGACTTACGTTGTTATGGTCGACAGAGCGAGCCTATTAAGTCCCAATTTTGCACTCCCATTTACAATCATTATCTGACCAAACAAATATTCCActcatgttaaaaaaaaataagaaaaatcacCAAAAGACACTTTATAAAAATCACAAACAACGCAGGAAGAAAGActgtttaaaaataaactataaaaagtctaaataaattagtaaaaaaaCTAAGACGTCCGTAAAAAGAAAGGAATAGTGAAATCACAGGTAAAAACGGCATCGCACAAAGGCCAAAATTACCGTGTGTGTGGCGTCCATGTACCCCCCGTCCTCGCGGACAAAAacccaacgaaaaaaaaaaaaaaaacgagaaagcTCGCAAAACTAACCTGTCACGACGATAGCTGGTGTTTTGTCATGAATCGGCGAATTATCACTGTCACTACAGTCCATTGAGTTAAACAATTGTCTAGGTTGTGGGGAGGGTGTAAAATCCTCAGA comes from Diachasmimorpha longicaudata isolate KC_UGA_2023 chromosome 12, iyDiaLong2, whole genome shotgun sequence and encodes:
- the LOC135168082 gene encoding wee1-like protein kinase 1-A isoform X1, which codes for MFSRKTICFVFEMMNMDVAQKLNFDAYDIEDEELNISCRTNSSGCDVDDVLDSSEDFTPSPQPRQLFNSMDCSDSDNSPIHDKTPAIVVTGTSARNSHRDCGPHSRLAMACSPPYKRVRALRLFDSPATPKTLIEKSTMHTPVPSRCSRLFPGDKPRPVASSYQSKSDKPTANVNPFTPNGMLLTARKRSRSKRSLNGSPGIRIPKFDLPDTDDSDTEIEQPTKRVALNESNIPRYKQEFHELKLIGAGEFGSVYKCINRLDGCTYAIKKSLKPVAGSVNEKNALNEVYAHAVLGKHQHVVRYYSAWAEDNHMIIQNEFCNGGSLADDIIKRQKENRAFTEAELHQLLLHVAEGLRYIHSMQLVHMDIKPGNIFISKEKRLLALNYDSADDGFDEEETLEEEITYKIGDLGHVTSISNPTVEEGDCRYLTTEILHEDVSHLTKADIFALGLTVYEAAGGGPLPKNGPEWHSIRQGNLKELPQYSRDLNELLKLMIHPNPETRPSAVSLIQHRVLCPFGNKTKAQLRRELNEEKQKNEILLKQLQEAAKCLNTIAPNVTAINNSLTSSGYRLRPTPNRTSSRAIGKKINRSSSTTNF
- the LOC135168086 gene encoding beta-1,4-glucuronyltransferase 1-like, with product MRGNSRRILYLLFLAIFLLLSTRLLTSRSHLVPPDTDSGVITHKRGENARIAPAYAPGVYMAGRRPANSTFCGWNYGLPRKLSFPANTVTRSPQDDGRGAYRVLPFVIRGGISVRDEKIVQFTLCTHATADQVYNIVELVRRWEGHVSLAIFAPGLDAGLAVDLIERACLCEPAMFKVSVHLIFPAGRPPALSHIYHPEGDCAASDLQWRASDTERKQRGMIYPINVARNVARSLAPTSRVLVSDIELLPSDKLASGFLHMIHGRPPQSALIFVVPVFEIEENERPPKTKRELMTAVRSGVAIYFHKYVCAHCQKFPGITKWMLRPDPGRVKPLVVTKREYPHHRWEPIFIGSQEDPLYNEDMSWEGRQDKMVQMLEMCLMNYRLVILDGAFMIHTPGIKRKPSKLLNKETSRTFERTQEKRNALIYQSKTNGLLKQYPANQRCRQ
- the LOC135168082 gene encoding wee1-like protein kinase isoform X2 gives rise to the protein MACSPPYKRVRALRLFDSPATPKTLIEKSTMHTPVPSRCSRLFPGDKPRPVASSYQSKSDKPTANVNPFTPNGMLLTARKRSRSKRSLNGSPGIRIPKFDLPDTDDSDTEIEQPTKRVALNESNIPRYKQEFHELKLIGAGEFGSVYKCINRLDGCTYAIKKSLKPVAGSVNEKNALNEVYAHAVLGKHQHVVRYYSAWAEDNHMIIQNEFCNGGSLADDIIKRQKENRAFTEAELHQLLLHVAEGLRYIHSMQLVHMDIKPGNIFISKEKRLLALNYDSADDGFDEEETLEEEITYKIGDLGHVTSISNPTVEEGDCRYLTTEILHEDVSHLTKADIFALGLTVYEAAGGGPLPKNGPEWHSIRQGNLKELPQYSRDLNELLKLMIHPNPETRPSAVSLIQHRVLCPFGNKTKAQLRRELNEEKQKNEILLKQLQEAAKCLNTIAPNVTAINNSLTSSGYRLRPTPNRTSSRAIGKKINRSSSTTNF